In Opitutaceae bacterium, the sequence ATGAAAATACTCCGTCCCCTCCTCGCCAGCATCGGCTTCTGCCTTGCGGCCGCGCTGGCCCTCGCGGCCCCGCGCACCATCGTCATCGGCCTCGTCGCCAAATCCCAGGGCAATCCCGTCTTCCAGGCCGCGCGCGTCGGCGCTGAGGATGCCGCCCGCGAGCTCAGCAAGAAAGACGGGCTCAACATCAGGATCGACTGGCGCACGCCAAACGAAGAGGACGCCCAGAAGCAGGCCGAGGCGATCGAACAGCTCGTCCTTGCCGGTGCGGAAGGAATTGCCGTGAGCTGCTCCGACGCCAACAAGCTGACGGACGCCATCAACTCGGCGGTGCGCAATGGCGTTCCCGTGGCCACCTTCGACTCCGACGCGCCGGACAGCAAGCGGTTCGTAACCTACGGCGTTGACGACATCGAGTGCGGCAGGCAGGTCATGGCGGAACTCGCCAAGCTGATGAACGGCAGGGGTGTCGTTGCCATTCTGGCGGGCAATCAAAACGCACCCAACCTCCAGAAACGCGTGCAGGGCGTGCGCGAGGAGGCGAAAAAATTTCCGGGCATCACGATCCGAAGCGTTTATTACCACAAGGAAACTCCCCAGGACGCCGCAGCCAAGGTCGAGCAGGTCATGCAGGCAAACCCCGACATCACCGGCTGGGCGATGATCGGCGGCTGGGCGCTGTTCACGGAAAACGCCCTCAACTGGCAGCCCGGGACCGTCAGGTGCGTCTCCGTCGACG encodes:
- a CDS encoding substrate-binding domain-containing protein, with product MKILRPLLASIGFCLAAALALAAPRTIVIGLVAKSQGNPVFQAARVGAEDAARELSKKDGLNIRIDWRTPNEEDAQKQAEAIEQLVLAGAEGIAVSCSDANKLTDAINSAVRNGVPVATFDSDAPDSKRFVTYGVDDIECGRQVMAELAKLMNGRGVVAILAGNQNAPNLQKRVQGVREEAKKFPGITIRSVYYHKETPQDAAAKVEQVMQANPDITGWAMIGGWALFTENALNWQPGTVRCVSVDALPAQLAYIRSGHVPVLLAQQCYAWGHRSVELLIDKIVFKKNPPAVKEISPLIPVTKDNVDAFAKNWETWLPSSR